From the genome of Acidobacteriota bacterium, one region includes:
- a CDS encoding efflux RND transporter permease subunit, translating to MVERIIELSVRHRWVVFGVVLVMSLWAVDSVRRTPLDALPDLSDPQVIIYTEWMGRSPDLVEDQITYPLVRALQSTPGIATVRGYSMFGMSFTYAIFADGTDIYWARTRVLEQLGRVQQLLPPDVSPTLGPDASGLGWVYQYVLKDSSGQLDLAELRALQDFTVRPALQAVTGVAEVASLGGFERQYQIVVDPERLVGFGLTLTDVTRSVRDANAEVGARVLELAGREYVLRGRGYVKTLADLEQSVVAVGAGGTPIRLGDVASVRFGPEIRRGAADWNGTGEAVGGIVVMRIGSNALQVIQALEADIATLRLPDGVSLIPTYDRSELILGSVNTLKTTLIQQAVIVTIICLVFLFHARSALIVMIVLPLSVLMSFIAIRYLGLSSNIMTLGGIAIAIGELADAVIVLIENAHVRLAAAPPESDRKQVIVDACKEVGRPLFFSLLLITISFLPIFTLAGQAGKLFTPLAYTKTFAMFAAAVLSITLAPPLMVLLLRGRFRTEATNPVSRILSALYRPIAVLVVRFRIVVVALAVLLMLATVPVFQRLGSEFMPPLDEGSLLVMPTTFPGIAIEEARRALTMQNRIIMSFPEVASVHGKAGRAETATDPAQLDMIESVIALHPRDAWPTSYTARWYSTVAPDWMKWAFRPVWPEQRARTLAELSRDLDAALQMPGYQMAIAPPIRTRIDMLSTGVRTPVGIKVFGDDLKEIERISVDLEGMLRAVPGTRSTFAERQTGREYIDITPNRDAIARYGLTVRDVQDVVEAAVGGMTVSTAIAGRARFSINLRYAADQRADPQALRRILVPVQSTASVMDFGGGNAGAGATAPGGGMASSPASSGGGMGGSMSSGGGQPGGTATSSALPAPAMGGLTASPDFMEQWRQTGASVPLGELAEVRVTTGPPMIKDENGVLVGYVFADIDQTQRDLGGWVSDAKAVVASRLSLPAGYRLQWTGQYEFLAEMEARLRFVIPLTLLLVVVLLYLSMRGWPQTFLVLSSLPFALAGSVWLLALMDYNLSTAVWVGLIAVAGVAAETGIVMVVYLDEAFTRYMKEGRIRTPDDVDAAVVEGAAARVRPLVMTVATTVLGLLPLLWEAGVGADVSARTAAPVVGGLWSCMLLTLLVLPAAYAMWRRHQVRVAMTAPHNKLVEAPAAGVA from the coding sequence ATGGTCGAACGCATCATCGAACTATCGGTCCGCCACCGTTGGGTGGTCTTCGGCGTGGTGCTCGTGATGTCCTTGTGGGCCGTCGACTCGGTCCGCAGGACCCCGCTCGATGCGTTGCCTGACCTGTCCGATCCGCAGGTGATCATCTACACCGAATGGATGGGACGCAGCCCGGACCTGGTCGAAGATCAGATCACCTACCCCCTGGTGCGCGCGCTGCAGAGCACACCCGGCATCGCGACCGTCCGTGGTTACTCGATGTTTGGCATGAGCTTCACCTACGCCATCTTTGCCGACGGCACCGACATCTACTGGGCGCGGACGCGCGTGCTCGAACAACTGGGCCGGGTTCAGCAACTGCTGCCTCCCGATGTCTCGCCGACCCTCGGCCCTGACGCCAGTGGCCTGGGATGGGTCTACCAGTACGTCTTGAAGGACAGCAGTGGCCAGTTGGACCTCGCCGAACTCCGTGCCCTGCAGGACTTCACGGTACGTCCCGCGCTACAGGCGGTCACCGGGGTGGCGGAAGTGGCGTCTCTCGGCGGATTCGAACGCCAATATCAAATCGTCGTCGACCCCGAGCGGCTGGTCGGCTTTGGGCTCACCCTGACCGATGTCACCCGATCGGTGCGCGATGCCAACGCGGAGGTCGGCGCGCGCGTGCTCGAACTGGCCGGTCGCGAGTACGTGCTGCGCGGTCGCGGCTACGTCAAGACACTGGCCGACCTCGAGCAGAGCGTCGTCGCGGTCGGTGCCGGCGGCACGCCCATTCGGCTCGGTGACGTGGCCAGCGTTCGCTTCGGGCCGGAGATTCGGCGCGGGGCCGCCGACTGGAACGGCACTGGCGAAGCCGTGGGCGGCATCGTCGTGATGCGCATCGGCTCCAATGCGCTGCAGGTCATCCAGGCGCTCGAGGCCGACATCGCGACGCTGCGGCTTCCCGACGGCGTCAGCCTGATCCCGACGTATGACCGGTCCGAGTTGATCCTCGGGTCCGTCAACACGCTGAAGACGACGCTGATTCAGCAGGCGGTGATCGTGACCATCATCTGCCTGGTGTTCCTGTTCCACGCGCGCTCCGCACTGATCGTCATGATCGTGCTGCCGCTGTCGGTACTGATGTCCTTCATTGCGATTCGCTACCTGGGCCTGTCGTCCAACATCATGACGCTCGGTGGCATCGCGATTGCCATCGGCGAGCTCGCCGATGCCGTAATCGTGCTGATCGAGAATGCGCACGTGCGTCTCGCAGCCGCGCCGCCGGAGTCGGATCGCAAGCAGGTGATCGTCGACGCGTGCAAGGAGGTCGGCCGGCCGCTGTTCTTCTCGCTGCTGCTGATCACCATCAGCTTCCTGCCGATCTTCACGCTGGCCGGCCAGGCGGGCAAGCTGTTCACGCCGCTCGCCTATACCAAGACCTTCGCGATGTTCGCCGCCGCCGTGTTGTCGATCACGCTCGCGCCGCCACTGATGGTGCTGCTGCTGCGCGGCCGCTTCCGCACCGAGGCCACCAATCCAGTCAGCCGCATTCTGAGCGCGCTCTATCGGCCGATCGCGGTGCTGGTGGTTCGGTTCCGAATCGTCGTCGTCGCGTTGGCCGTGCTCCTGATGCTCGCGACCGTGCCGGTGTTCCAGCGCCTCGGCTCGGAGTTCATGCCACCGCTCGACGAGGGTTCGCTGCTCGTGATGCCGACCACGTTTCCGGGCATCGCGATTGAAGAGGCGCGCCGGGCGCTGACGATGCAGAACCGGATCATTATGAGCTTCCCGGAGGTGGCGTCGGTGCATGGCAAGGCCGGCCGCGCTGAAACGGCGACCGATCCCGCCCAGCTCGACATGATCGAATCCGTCATTGCGCTGCATCCACGCGACGCATGGCCGACGTCCTACACCGCCCGATGGTACAGCACCGTCGCGCCCGACTGGATGAAGTGGGCGTTCAGGCCGGTATGGCCAGAGCAGCGCGCTCGCACGTTAGCGGAATTGTCGAGAGATCTCGATGCGGCCCTGCAGATGCCCGGCTATCAAATGGCGATCGCGCCGCCGATCCGAACCCGAATCGACATGCTCTCGACGGGAGTTCGGACGCCAGTCGGGATCAAGGTGTTTGGCGACGATCTCAAGGAGATTGAACGCATCAGCGTGGATCTCGAGGGCATGTTGCGTGCGGTCCCTGGCACGCGCAGCACCTTCGCCGAGCGCCAGACGGGACGTGAGTATATCGACATTACGCCGAACCGAGACGCCATCGCGCGATATGGTCTGACGGTCCGGGACGTCCAGGACGTCGTTGAGGCGGCCGTCGGCGGCATGACGGTGTCGACGGCTATCGCGGGGCGCGCTCGCTTTTCGATCAACCTGCGCTATGCGGCCGATCAACGCGCCGACCCGCAGGCGCTCCGCCGGATTCTGGTGCCGGTGCAGTCGACGGCCAGTGTAATGGACTTCGGCGGCGGCAATGCCGGGGCCGGGGCCACCGCGCCGGGCGGTGGCATGGCCAGCTCTCCTGCCAGTTCCGGAGGAGGCATGGGTGGCTCGATGTCCTCGGGCGGGGGCCAGCCGGGCGGAACGGCGACCTCATCGGCACTTCCGGCACCGGCGATGGGAGGGCTCACGGCCTCGCCAGACTTCATGGAGCAGTGGCGGCAGACCGGCGCGTCGGTGCCGCTCGGCGAGCTCGCCGAGGTCCGCGTGACCACCGGTCCCCCGATGATCAAGGATGAGAACGGTGTGCTGGTGGGCTACGTGTTCGCCGACATCGACCAGACCCAACGCGACCTCGGTGGCTGGGTGAGTGACGCCAAGGCCGTGGTCGCGTCGCGCCTCAGCCTGCCGGCTGGATATCGGCTGCAGTGGACGGGGCAATACGAGTTCCTCGCCGAGATGGAAGCCCGGCTGCGATTTGTCATCCCTTTGACGCTCCTTCTCGTCGTCGTACTCCTGTATCTGTCTATGCGCGGATGGCCGCAGACCTTCCTCGTGCTGTCCAGCCTGCCGTTCGCACTGGCCGGCAGTGTCTGGCTGTTGGCGTTGATGGATTACAACTTGTCGACAGCAGTGTGGGTTGGCCTGATCGCCGTCGCCGGTGTGGCCGCGGAGACCGGCATCGTGATGGTGGTCTATCTCGATGAAGCGTTCACGCGATACATGAAAGAAGGCCGGATTCGCACGCCGGACGACGTGGACGCCGCCGTGGTTGAAGGCGCGGCCGCGCGCGTGCGCCCGCTGGTGATGACCGTTGCGACGACGGTGCTGGGTCTGCTGCCGTTGCTGTGGGAGGCAGGTGTCGGCGCGGACGTTTCGGCACGCACGGCCGCGCCGGTCGTGGGCGGCTTGTGGTCCTGCATGCTGCTCACCCTGCTCGTGTTGCCCGCCGCTTATGCGATGTGGCGCCGGCATCAGGTGAGGGTCGCCATGACGGCGCCGCACAACAAGCTCGTCGAGGCTCCAGCCGCCGGTGTTGCATGA
- a CDS encoding cation-translocating P-type ATPase codes for MTPDTVMPAAVTPDPDSQAVPAAGLSSVEAERRLTEFGANEIRREQATSVVKLVARQFASPVIWLLIGASVVSVGLGELLDAIAIGAIVVVNGAIGFFQEHRAEQAVMALRSMTAPRARVMRDGHSVMVPAGTVVPGDYLVLEPGDIAAADARLRTAHALTTNEAPLTGESAAVEKSTKPSAADAPLAERGDFVFMGTSVATGTAVAEVVATGMQTELGKIAHLLATAQESVTPLQRRLAQVSRTLLYLCGGIVAVVALAGILRGWPSLQVFMAAVSLAVAAVPEGLPAVVTIALAVGVQRMAARNLLVRRLAAVETLGCVTVICTDKTGTLTTGVMRVRELWGPDHTSLLRAGAACSDAEIGHDGKPGVGDPTELAILIAAAERGIDRAEIETTNPRVTVLPFDTVLKRMSIKRADGDTYMKGAIESVLPLCQEGVGNASEANTQMAERGLRVLAVAVTRAGSANGTALLGLIGIADPPRTEAIAAIAAARAAGITTVMITGDHPTTARAIARELGILSSGAVPDDVVHARATPEDKIRIVRDWKTRGAIVAMTGDGVNDAPALREAHIGIAMGVTGTEVTREASDMVLADDNFASIVAAIREGRGIFDNIRKTLVYLLSGNTAELTVMLVAALSGLPLPLLPLHLLWINVVTDGLPALALVVDPPESDVLQRAPRHPDEPMLGPVEWRFIIVTGLLQAVATLAVFVWALKTRDLSEARNLAFSVLVFGELFRAFAARSTTRVFWEVGAFTNLRLLGVVVFSVLMQLGIHHIPAAQAIFDTSPLSAADCALTLLVALGPVTAIEVWKLVSRAKNGRMSI; via the coding sequence ATGACCCCCGACACGGTGATGCCCGCCGCAGTCACTCCAGATCCAGATAGCCAGGCGGTTCCTGCTGCCGGCCTTTCTTCAGTTGAAGCCGAGCGCCGTCTCACCGAGTTCGGCGCGAACGAGATTCGGCGCGAGCAGGCGACCAGCGTAGTGAAGCTGGTCGCTCGTCAGTTCGCCAGCCCGGTCATCTGGTTGTTGATTGGCGCGAGCGTTGTGTCCGTCGGACTGGGCGAACTGCTCGACGCGATCGCCATCGGCGCAATCGTGGTTGTCAACGGAGCCATTGGCTTCTTTCAGGAACACCGTGCGGAGCAGGCCGTGATGGCGCTCCGCTCGATGACCGCGCCACGGGCGCGAGTGATGCGAGACGGTCACAGTGTGATGGTGCCCGCGGGAACCGTCGTGCCGGGCGACTACCTGGTGCTCGAACCAGGCGACATTGCCGCAGCCGACGCACGGTTGCGAACCGCGCACGCGCTGACCACCAATGAAGCACCGTTGACGGGCGAAAGTGCGGCGGTTGAGAAGAGCACGAAGCCCTCGGCTGCGGACGCGCCGCTCGCCGAGCGGGGCGACTTCGTGTTCATGGGGACGTCGGTAGCGACCGGCACAGCCGTGGCCGAGGTCGTGGCCACGGGAATGCAGACGGAGCTAGGCAAGATCGCCCACCTGTTGGCCACCGCGCAGGAGAGCGTGACGCCGTTGCAGCGTCGCCTTGCCCAGGTCAGCCGGACTCTCCTTTATCTCTGCGGCGGCATTGTCGCGGTGGTCGCTTTGGCGGGCATACTGCGCGGCTGGCCGTCCCTGCAGGTGTTCATGGCGGCCGTGTCGCTCGCGGTGGCGGCGGTTCCCGAGGGCCTGCCGGCGGTGGTGACGATCGCACTTGCGGTCGGCGTCCAACGGATGGCGGCCCGCAATCTGCTGGTCCGACGGCTCGCCGCAGTCGAGACGCTTGGATGCGTCACCGTCATTTGCACCGACAAGACCGGCACCTTGACGACCGGCGTCATGCGTGTGCGCGAGCTTTGGGGCCCGGATCACACCAGCCTGTTGCGAGCCGGTGCGGCGTGTAGCGATGCCGAGATCGGACACGACGGAAAGCCAGGTGTCGGTGACCCGACTGAGTTGGCAATCCTGATCGCTGCCGCCGAGCGGGGTATCGATCGGGCCGAGATCGAAACGACCAACCCTCGCGTGACCGTACTTCCGTTCGACACCGTCCTGAAACGGATGTCGATTAAACGCGCCGATGGCGACACCTACATGAAGGGCGCCATCGAAAGCGTGCTGCCACTCTGCCAGGAGGGTGTCGGCAATGCGTCGGAGGCAAACACGCAGATGGCGGAGCGTGGTCTCCGTGTCCTGGCCGTCGCCGTGACACGGGCCGGATCGGCGAATGGCACCGCGTTGCTTGGGCTGATCGGCATCGCCGATCCACCCCGCACGGAAGCCATCGCCGCAATCGCCGCGGCCCGCGCGGCCGGCATCACGACCGTCATGATCACCGGCGACCATCCCACAACCGCTCGCGCCATTGCCAGAGAGCTCGGCATCCTGTCCAGCGGGGCCGTCCCTGACGATGTCGTGCATGCCAGGGCGACTCCAGAGGACAAGATTCGCATTGTGCGGGACTGGAAGACGCGCGGTGCCATTGTCGCGATGACTGGAGACGGCGTGAACGACGCGCCGGCGCTCCGCGAGGCACATATTGGCATCGCGATGGGGGTCACCGGCACCGAGGTGACGCGCGAGGCGTCGGACATGGTGCTGGCTGACGACAACTTCGCCAGCATTGTTGCTGCGATCAGAGAAGGCCGGGGCATTTTCGACAACATCCGGAAGACCCTCGTGTACCTGCTGTCCGGAAATACAGCTGAACTGACAGTCATGCTCGTGGCTGCGTTGAGCGGATTGCCACTACCCCTGCTGCCGCTTCACTTGCTGTGGATCAATGTAGTCACCGATGGGCTGCCGGCGTTGGCCTTGGTTGTCGATCCACCCGAGTCCGATGTTCTTCAGCGGGCACCGCGCCATCCTGACGAACCGATGCTGGGACCCGTGGAATGGCGATTCATCATCGTAACGGGCTTGCTCCAAGCTGTTGCGACTCTAGCCGTCTTCGTCTGGGCGCTGAAAACGCGCGACTTATCCGAGGCGCGCAATCTTGCGTTCTCGGTGCTGGTTTTCGGCGAACTCTTCCGCGCTTTTGCTGCCAGGAGCACAACACGCGTGTTCTGGGAGGTCGGCGCCTTCACTAATCTGCGCCTGTTGGGAGTGGTGGTGTTCTCGGTGTTGATGCAACTTGGTATCCACCATATCCCGGCGGCCCAGGCAATCTTCGACACCAGCCCACTGTCGGCGGCTGATTGCGCCTTAACACTCTTAGTCGCGCTGGGCCCGGTGACTGCGATTGAGGTGTGGAAACTGGTTAGTCGTGCGAAGAATGGCCGCATGTCAATCTAA
- a CDS encoding ATP-binding protein, whose amino-acid sequence MSRNRYLIDRQNILTTGNVMVACECKDPHERKRIVLTGGPGAGKTALLELIRQSFCAHVKVLPEAASVIFGGGFPREDDDSCRRAAQRAIFHVQRELESTGDGHNPAIVLCDRGTVDGLAYWPGASDEFWRSVGTTIEAELGRYHAVIHLRTPALEQGYNHQNPLRTESAEVAAEVDARIASAWATHPRRFMVESSADFLDKAARALETLRRELPECCRHHVVPALQQRPVK is encoded by the coding sequence ATGAGCCGCAATCGATACCTAATCGACCGGCAAAACATCTTAACGACGGGGAACGTTATGGTCGCGTGCGAGTGCAAGGACCCTCACGAACGAAAGCGCATCGTGCTCACCGGCGGACCGGGTGCGGGCAAGACGGCGCTACTGGAGCTGATCCGGCAGTCATTTTGCGCCCATGTCAAAGTCTTGCCAGAGGCGGCGAGTGTCATCTTCGGCGGCGGATTCCCCCGGGAAGACGATGATTCGTGCCGGCGCGCTGCGCAACGCGCCATCTTCCACGTTCAGCGTGAGCTGGAATCCACGGGCGACGGCCACAATCCCGCGATCGTGTTGTGCGATCGCGGGACCGTCGACGGCCTGGCGTACTGGCCAGGGGCGTCCGACGAGTTCTGGAGGTCCGTCGGAACAACGATTGAGGCGGAACTCGGCAGGTACCACGCGGTGATTCACCTGCGGACCCCCGCACTCGAGCAGGGCTATAACCATCAAAACCCCTTGCGGACCGAGTCGGCCGAGGTCGCCGCTGAAGTGGATGCGCGTATCGCGTCGGCATGGGCCACACATCCGCGGCGGTTCATGGTTGAGTCGTCGGCAGACTTTCTCGACAAAGCGGCGCGCGCGCTAGAAACTCTGCGCCGGGAATTGCCCGAGTGTTGCCGCCATCATGTCGTGCCGGCTCTGCAACAGCGCCCAGTTAAGTAG
- a CDS encoding sigma-70 family RNA polymerase sigma factor, with protein MPTEPTTAKEISVLLENHRAFLRFLERRVGDRDTAEDILQDAFTKVLARPDIAPDSEAVVPWFYRLLRNAVIDRYRRGGTAAKALELFARELEHQESAPPDVEAEICACVSRLAATLKPEYADAIQQIDVEGVTVKAFAEQNDLSPNNAGVRVFRARDALKKRVTESCGVCAEHGCVNCTCSTRD; from the coding sequence ATGCCGACTGAGCCTACGACAGCCAAAGAGATCTCTGTTCTGCTGGAGAATCACCGCGCCTTTCTGCGGTTCCTTGAACGTCGCGTCGGTGACAGGGACACCGCGGAGGATATTCTGCAGGACGCGTTCACCAAGGTACTGGCTCGGCCCGATATTGCACCAGACTCCGAAGCGGTCGTGCCTTGGTTCTACCGTCTTCTTCGCAATGCCGTTATCGATCGTTACCGACGCGGCGGAACGGCTGCGAAGGCTCTCGAGTTGTTCGCCCGGGAGCTGGAGCATCAGGAATCCGCACCGCCCGATGTCGAGGCGGAAATCTGTGCGTGTGTGTCGAGGTTGGCGGCGACGCTCAAGCCCGAGTACGCCGACGCGATTCAACAGATCGATGTCGAAGGCGTAACTGTCAAGGCCTTCGCGGAACAAAACGATCTGTCGCCTAACAACGCGGGTGTGCGCGTGTTCCGCGCCCGCGACGCCCTCAAGAAGCGCGTTACCGAATCGTGCGGCGTTTGCGCGGAGCACGGTTGCGTCAACTGCACATGCAGTACACGCGACTGA
- a CDS encoding YHS domain-containing protein, which translates to MQIDPAKAAGTSEYQGRTYYFCSNGCKTKFDANPAQFAK; encoded by the coding sequence ATGCAAATCGATCCCGCCAAGGCGGCCGGGACCAGCGAGTACCAGGGAAGGACGTATTACTTCTGCTCGAATGGGTGCAAAACCAAGTTCGACGCTAATCCCGCTCAATTCGCAAAGTGA
- a CDS encoding heavy metal translocating P-type ATPase encodes MATHQHDIPDSNDVLDPVCGMTISPADAVGTLEHAGQTYHFCSDTCLQKFRQNPAEFVGEKRSVSAAPAHADAEYTCPMHPEIRQKGPGSCPICGMALEPVNVTLEEQPNEELADMTRRFWWSLAITAPILAFMVAEFLPGHLLHRLPAGWLNWIELALATPVVLWGGWPFFQRGWASVLSMHLNMFTLIALGVGAAYGYSVVATLAPGLFPDSFRMGDQVAVYFEPAAAIVVLVLLGQVLELRARAGTGAAIRNLLGLAPKVAHKIAASGNEEDIPVEHVQVGDRLRVRPGERIPVDGVVAEGVTTIDESMVTGEPIPVEKAVESKVTGGTVNGTGSFVMTAERVGADTLLAQIVRMVSEAQRSRAPIQRLADTVSGWFVPIVILVAIITFGVWAIYGPEPRFAHAIVNAVAVLIIACPCALGLATPMSIMVGTGRGAELGILLKNAESLELLEKVNTIVVDKTGTLTEGKPRLTLVEPTAGFTENDVLRLTASLENVSEHPLARAIVDGARERGTTLGPVSDFASATGKGVSGVVEGRKVTIGNLRQMEDLGVDLSNLRSRADELRAKGQTVMLVAIDAKAAGLIAVADPIKESAREAIRDLKAQGIDVVMLTGDNKTTAMAVAQSLGIEHVEADVLPDQKAAVVQRLQKEGKVVAMAGDGINDAPALAQANVGIAMGTGTDVAMESAGVTLVKGDLRGIVRGRALSSATMKNIRQNLFFAFLYNALGVPVAAGLLYPWFGILLSPMIASAAMTFSSVSVIGNALRLRRATF; translated from the coding sequence ATGGCGACGCATCAACATGACATCCCCGACTCGAACGACGTCCTGGACCCGGTGTGCGGGATGACTATCTCTCCGGCCGACGCGGTCGGCACATTGGAACATGCGGGGCAGACCTACCATTTCTGCAGCGACACCTGCCTCCAGAAGTTTCGCCAGAACCCCGCCGAATTTGTGGGCGAGAAACGCTCCGTGAGTGCCGCGCCTGCCCATGCGGACGCCGAATACACCTGCCCCATGCATCCGGAGATTCGGCAGAAGGGGCCAGGCTCCTGTCCGATATGCGGAATGGCCCTGGAACCGGTCAACGTGACCCTTGAGGAGCAGCCCAACGAAGAGTTGGCGGACATGACACGCCGGTTCTGGTGGTCGCTTGCGATCACCGCGCCGATTCTGGCCTTCATGGTGGCCGAGTTCCTACCCGGGCACCTGCTTCACCGATTGCCTGCCGGCTGGCTGAACTGGATCGAACTCGCTCTCGCGACACCGGTGGTGTTGTGGGGCGGCTGGCCGTTCTTCCAGCGCGGCTGGGCATCGGTGCTCTCAATGCACCTCAACATGTTTACCCTGATCGCCCTCGGCGTCGGGGCGGCCTATGGATACAGTGTTGTCGCGACGCTGGCCCCTGGCCTCTTTCCCGATTCGTTCCGGATGGGCGATCAAGTGGCGGTGTATTTCGAGCCGGCAGCCGCGATCGTTGTTCTGGTCTTGCTCGGCCAGGTGCTCGAACTGCGAGCACGCGCTGGCACCGGTGCCGCAATTCGAAACCTGCTGGGGCTTGCACCGAAGGTCGCGCACAAGATCGCAGCGTCGGGCAACGAGGAAGATATTCCTGTCGAACACGTGCAGGTGGGCGATCGGCTCAGGGTCCGTCCCGGCGAGCGCATTCCGGTTGACGGCGTCGTCGCCGAAGGGGTGACGACGATCGACGAGTCAATGGTGACGGGCGAACCGATCCCAGTGGAGAAGGCCGTCGAGTCGAAGGTCACTGGAGGGACAGTTAACGGCACCGGATCTTTCGTCATGACCGCGGAGCGCGTTGGTGCAGACACGCTGCTGGCGCAAATCGTGCGGATGGTCAGCGAAGCGCAACGCTCACGGGCGCCGATTCAGCGTCTCGCCGATACCGTGTCTGGCTGGTTTGTCCCAATCGTCATTCTAGTGGCGATCATCACTTTCGGCGTTTGGGCGATCTACGGTCCTGAACCTCGATTTGCCCATGCGATCGTGAACGCGGTCGCGGTGCTCATCATCGCCTGCCCATGCGCGCTCGGCCTCGCAACGCCGATGTCCATCATGGTGGGCACCGGGCGCGGTGCGGAACTTGGGATTCTGCTCAAGAACGCCGAGTCGCTCGAATTACTCGAGAAGGTGAATACCATCGTTGTGGACAAGACCGGCACGCTGACCGAAGGCAAGCCGCGCCTGACGCTCGTCGAGCCAACTGCCGGCTTCACTGAAAACGACGTTCTCAGGCTCACGGCGAGCCTCGAAAACGTCAGCGAACATCCGCTCGCACGAGCCATTGTCGATGGCGCACGCGAACGAGGGACGACGCTCGGTCCTGTGTCTGACTTCGCATCGGCCACAGGAAAGGGCGTCAGCGGCGTCGTGGAAGGGCGCAAGGTAACGATCGGCAACCTCCGTCAGATGGAGGATCTCGGCGTCGATCTTTCGAATCTGCGATCACGGGCCGACGAGCTTCGCGCAAAGGGCCAGACGGTGATGCTTGTTGCGATCGACGCGAAGGCTGCGGGGCTGATAGCAGTCGCGGATCCAATCAAGGAATCGGCTCGAGAGGCAATCAGGGATCTGAAGGCACAAGGCATTGATGTCGTCATGCTTACGGGCGACAACAAGACAACGGCCATGGCGGTCGCGCAGTCGCTCGGCATCGAGCACGTTGAGGCTGACGTCCTGCCTGATCAGAAGGCCGCAGTGGTCCAGCGTCTCCAGAAGGAAGGAAAGGTCGTTGCCATGGCCGGCGATGGCATCAACGATGCGCCCGCGTTGGCCCAGGCGAACGTCGGCATCGCCATGGGTACGGGCACCGATGTCGCGATGGAAAGCGCCGGAGTCACTCTCGTCAAAGGCGATCTGCGAGGCATCGTTAGAGGGCGGGCATTGAGTTCAGCGACGATGAAGAACATTCGCCAGAATCTGTTCTTCGCGTTTCTTTACAACGCTCTGGGCGTGCCTGTGGCGGCAGGGCTTCTGTATCCTTGGTTCGGGATTCTACTCAGCCCGATGATTGCGAGCGCAGCGATGACTTTCAGCTCGGTTTCAGTCATCGGCAATGCCCTCAGACTGAGACGCGCGACTTTCTAA
- a CDS encoding site-specific integrase, whose amino-acid sequence MAAATVHEWEAAREIGASKAEIPTVREALQKYFDDAEARNLAKSTIRKRRELLEGKLLPYCEAKGFDRLKDLNVDALRSFRKTWKFAATSAVKRLEYLRGFLRFCEESEWIDRNPAKAIKPPKVTQSPTLPFDEQDVIRALDAADQLAEWGSFGPKLKAMVLLLRYSGLRLQDAACLERSRLSGDKLFLYTQKTGTPVNCPLPPEVTKALDALVNERAEYFFWDGKSERETTVKSWNRVFQKLFSTTDPPIVGGHAHRFRDTFAISLLLKGVELSHVSILLGHSSIKVTERHYSPWVKARQEQLEADVRRTWQQPGTKKADRRTAGRSRKPMQRRPSVSSVH is encoded by the coding sequence GTGGCCGCAGCGACCGTGCACGAGTGGGAAGCCGCACGTGAAATCGGTGCCTCCAAGGCAGAGATACCGACCGTACGCGAGGCGCTGCAGAAGTACTTCGACGACGCCGAGGCCCGTAATCTCGCCAAGAGCACCATCCGCAAGCGTCGCGAACTCTTAGAAGGGAAATTGCTTCCTTACTGCGAAGCAAAAGGCTTCGATCGATTGAAGGACCTCAACGTCGATGCGCTTCGAAGCTTCCGAAAGACTTGGAAGTTCGCTGCCACTTCAGCCGTCAAAAGGCTCGAATATTTGCGCGGGTTTCTGAGGTTCTGTGAGGAATCGGAGTGGATCGACCGCAATCCGGCGAAAGCGATTAAGCCCCCGAAGGTAACCCAATCGCCGACGCTGCCGTTCGACGAACAGGACGTCATCCGGGCACTCGATGCGGCCGACCAATTGGCGGAGTGGGGCTCGTTCGGCCCCAAGCTGAAGGCAATGGTGCTACTCCTGCGTTATTCGGGCTTGCGGCTTCAGGACGCGGCCTGCCTGGAGCGGAGCCGGTTGAGCGGCGACAAGCTATTCCTCTACACCCAGAAGACAGGGACTCCGGTCAACTGTCCTCTCCCGCCAGAAGTGACGAAGGCTCTGGACGCGCTAGTCAATGAGCGAGCGGAGTATTTTTTCTGGGATGGCAAAAGCGAGCGCGAGACGACTGTCAAGAGCTGGAATCGAGTATTTCAGAAACTGTTCTCAACAACCGATCCGCCAATCGTCGGCGGTCATGCCCACCGATTCCGAGATACCTTTGCGATCTCCCTTCTCCTAAAGGGAGTTGAGCTTTCCCATGTATCGATCCTGCTGGGCCACAGTTCAATCAAAGTGACTGAGCGGCACTATTCACCGTGGGTGAAGGCGCGTCAGGAGCAACTGGAAGCAGACGTAAGGCGCACGTGGCAGCAACCCGGAACGAAGAAAGCGGACAGGCGGACGGCGGGACGATCTCGCAAACCTATGCAACGGCGACCATCAGTGAGCTCGGTGCACTGA